Proteins from one Thiohalospira halophila DSM 15071 genomic window:
- the nuoN gene encoding NADH-quinone oxidoreductase subunit NuoN produces MILDASDFLTALPELFLLGMACLVLLIDLFLTEHSRAVTYLLSQVALVGAAVLTLGMMDTQAGMAFNDMFIRDGMSDLLKAFVYLAVFVVFLYARPYLRDRGMLKGEFYLLGLFATLGMMVLISAGSLLTVYLGLELLSLSLYAMVAMNRESSMASEAAMKYFILGAMASGMLLYGMSMLYGATGELELAAINAVIAAGQAEGLILTFGLVFLVVGVAFKLGAVPFHMWIPDVYHGAPTPMTVFIATAPKLAAFAMAMRLMVDGLGSLHAEWQGMFIILAVLSMGVGNLLAIAQSNIKRMLAYSAIAHVGFILLGVLTATESGYAAAMFYTIAYSLMTLAGFGMIILLSRAGLEAERLEDFKGLNERSPWFAGIMLIVMFSMAGVPPFLGFWAKVSVIQEVVAAGMVELAIAAVVFSIIGAFYYLRVVKFLYFDKPEDTGALVADSDLRAVLSVNGLAILGLGLFPGALMSACIAAFGVPGA; encoded by the coding sequence ATGATACTCGATGCTTCCGATTTCCTGACGGCGCTCCCGGAGCTCTTCCTCCTGGGAATGGCGTGTCTCGTCCTGCTTATCGACCTCTTCCTCACGGAACACAGTCGGGCGGTGACCTACCTCCTTTCTCAGGTGGCCCTTGTCGGTGCCGCCGTGCTCACGCTGGGGATGATGGATACCCAGGCGGGAATGGCCTTCAACGACATGTTCATCCGTGACGGCATGTCGGACCTCCTCAAGGCCTTCGTCTATCTCGCGGTCTTCGTCGTCTTTCTCTATGCGCGGCCCTATCTGCGGGATCGGGGCATGCTCAAGGGCGAGTTCTACCTGCTGGGCCTCTTCGCGACCCTGGGCATGATGGTCCTCATCTCGGCGGGGAGCCTTCTGACGGTCTATCTCGGCCTGGAGCTGCTGTCGCTCTCCCTCTACGCGATGGTCGCCATGAACCGGGAGTCCTCCATGGCCTCGGAGGCGGCCATGAAGTACTTCATCCTGGGTGCGATGGCCTCCGGGATGCTCCTTTACGGCATGTCCATGCTCTACGGGGCCACCGGCGAGCTGGAGCTGGCGGCCATCAACGCCGTCATCGCCGCCGGCCAGGCCGAGGGCCTCATCCTCACCTTTGGACTGGTCTTCCTGGTGGTCGGGGTCGCCTTCAAGCTGGGCGCCGTTCCGTTCCACATGTGGATCCCGGACGTCTATCACGGCGCCCCGACCCCGATGACCGTCTTCATCGCCACCGCACCGAAGCTGGCCGCCTTTGCCATGGCCATGCGGCTCATGGTCGACGGGCTCGGGTCGCTGCATGCCGAGTGGCAGGGGATGTTCATCATCCTCGCGGTGCTCTCCATGGGCGTGGGGAACCTCCTTGCCATTGCGCAGAGCAACATCAAGCGGATGCTGGCGTACTCGGCCATCGCCCACGTGGGCTTCATCCTCCTGGGCGTGCTCACGGCGACGGAGTCGGGGTACGCCGCGGCGATGTTCTACACCATCGCCTACTCACTGATGACGCTGGCCGGCTTCGGCATGATCATTCTGCTTTCCCGGGCCGGTCTGGAGGCGGAGCGACTGGAGGACTTCAAGGGGCTCAACGAGCGCAGCCCCTGGTTCGCCGGGATCATGCTCATCGTCATGTTCTCCATGGCCGGGGTGCCGCCCTTCCTGGGGTTCTGGGCCAAGGTGAGCGTCATCCAGGAGGTGGTCGCGGCCGGGATGGTGGAACTCGCCATCGCCGCCGTGGTCTTCTCCATTATCGGGGCGTTCTACTATCTGCGCGTGGTGAAGTTCCTCTACTTCGACAAGCCCGAGGACACCGGGGCGCTGGTTGCTGACAGTGACCTCCGCGCCGTGCTCTCGGTCAATGGCCTGGCCATTCTCGGTCTGGGACTCTTCCCCGGTGCGCTGATGTCCGCCTGTATTGCCGCCTTCGGCGTCCCGGGAGCCTGA
- the nuoI gene encoding NADH-quinone oxidoreductase subunit NuoI, whose product MNALNRFFKSLFLVELLQGMRMTSRHMFRQKKVTVIYPEEKTPQSNRFRGLHALRRYPNGEERCIACKLCEAVCPALAITIDSEERDDGTRRTTRYDIDLSKCIFCGFCEESCPVDSIVETRIFEYHAETRDQLLKTKQELLAIGDKYEQQIAADRAQDAPYR is encoded by the coding sequence ATGAATGCGCTGAACCGTTTCTTCAAGAGCCTCTTCCTCGTGGAACTCCTCCAGGGGATGCGGATGACCAGTCGGCACATGTTCCGGCAGAAGAAGGTCACCGTCATCTACCCCGAGGAGAAGACGCCGCAGTCCAACCGCTTCCGGGGATTGCACGCCCTGCGCCGCTATCCCAACGGCGAGGAGCGCTGCATCGCCTGCAAGCTGTGCGAGGCGGTCTGCCCGGCGCTGGCCATCACCATCGATTCCGAGGAGCGGGATGACGGTACTCGCCGTACGACCCGTTACGACATCGATCTGTCGAAGTGCATCTTCTGCGGTTTCTGCGAGGAGTCGTGCCCGGTGGATTCCATCGTCGAGACCCGGATTTTCGAGTACCATGCCGAGACTCGCGACCAGCTGTTGAAGACCAAGCAGGAGCTGCTCGCCATCGGCGACAAGTACGAGCAGCAGATCGCCGCCGACCGGGCGCAGGATGCCCCCTACCGGTAA
- the nuoL gene encoding NADH-quinone oxidoreductase subunit L — translation MQNVYLAIVLAPLVGAIIAGLFGRFITRSVAHWVTILGVAVSTVLSFWVFKHHVMDGAPAYNEAVYTWLVSDGVRFEVGFLVDNLTAMMMAVVTFVSLMVHVYTIGYMHDDPGYKRFFSYISLFTFSMLMLVMANNFFQLFFGWEAVGLVSYLLIGFWYTRPTAIHANLKAFLVNRVGDFGFLLGIAAVLMYFNSVDYADVFAAAPSMAGLTIEVIPGVEWQVMTLIALLLFVGAMGKSAQVPLHVWLPDSMEGPTPISALIHAATMVTAGIFMVARMSPIYELSEVALAVVLIIGAITAFFMGLLGLVQHDIKRVVAYSTLSQLGYMTAALGASAYAAGVFHLMTHAFFKALLFLAAGSVIIAMHHEQDMRRMGGLKRYMPITWATMLVGSLALIGFPGFAGFFSKDAIIEAVHYSSIPGAGLAYWALLAGVFITALYTFRMFFLVFHGQERMDHHTREHLHECPSVVTVPLIALAVPSVVIGGIYVGPMLFGDFFADAIHVLPGHDTLAELGHHYHGVWSFVVHGLQGPAVWLALLGVASAWYLYMQRPDLPARIAERLRPLHAVLEHKYGFDEFNQAAFGGGARGLGRLLWKVGDVRLIDGLLVNGVARSVGWMAGRFRHVQSGFLYHYAFAMMLGLLGLFILFVL, via the coding sequence ATGCAGAACGTCTATCTCGCGATCGTACTGGCCCCGCTGGTCGGTGCCATCATCGCCGGCCTCTTCGGCCGGTTCATCACCCGGTCCGTGGCCCACTGGGTCACGATCCTGGGAGTGGCGGTATCCACCGTGCTCTCGTTCTGGGTCTTCAAGCACCACGTAATGGACGGGGCGCCGGCCTACAACGAGGCGGTCTACACCTGGCTGGTGAGTGACGGGGTCCGGTTCGAGGTCGGCTTCCTGGTGGACAACCTCACGGCGATGATGATGGCGGTGGTCACCTTCGTGTCGCTGATGGTGCACGTGTACACCATCGGCTACATGCACGATGACCCGGGCTACAAGCGCTTCTTCAGCTACATCTCCCTGTTCACCTTCTCCATGCTCATGCTGGTGATGGCGAACAACTTCTTCCAGCTCTTCTTCGGCTGGGAGGCCGTGGGGCTCGTCTCCTACCTCCTCATCGGTTTCTGGTACACCCGGCCCACCGCCATCCACGCCAACCTCAAGGCCTTCCTGGTCAACCGCGTGGGCGACTTCGGCTTCCTGCTGGGGATCGCGGCGGTGCTGATGTATTTCAATAGCGTGGACTATGCCGATGTCTTCGCCGCGGCGCCCTCCATGGCGGGGCTGACCATCGAGGTCATCCCGGGCGTGGAATGGCAGGTGATGACGCTCATCGCCCTCCTGCTGTTCGTCGGGGCGATGGGTAAGTCGGCCCAGGTTCCGCTGCACGTCTGGCTGCCGGACTCCATGGAGGGCCCGACCCCCATCTCCGCGCTCATCCACGCGGCGACCATGGTGACTGCGGGCATCTTCATGGTGGCGCGGATGTCGCCCATCTACGAGCTGTCCGAGGTGGCGCTCGCGGTCGTGCTCATCATCGGCGCCATTACCGCTTTCTTTATGGGGCTGCTGGGCCTCGTACAACACGACATCAAGCGGGTGGTGGCCTACTCCACGCTGTCGCAGCTGGGCTACATGACGGCGGCCCTGGGGGCCTCCGCCTACGCCGCCGGCGTCTTCCACCTGATGACCCACGCCTTCTTCAAGGCGCTGCTCTTCCTGGCCGCGGGCTCGGTGATCATTGCCATGCACCACGAGCAGGACATGCGGCGCATGGGTGGGCTCAAACGCTACATGCCCATCACCTGGGCGACCATGCTCGTCGGCTCGCTGGCGCTTATCGGCTTCCCCGGCTTCGCCGGCTTCTTCTCCAAGGATGCGATTATCGAGGCGGTGCACTACTCGTCGATCCCGGGCGCCGGCCTGGCCTACTGGGCCCTGCTGGCCGGGGTCTTCATCACGGCGCTGTACACCTTCCGGATGTTCTTCCTGGTCTTCCATGGCCAGGAGCGCATGGACCATCACACCAGGGAGCACCTCCACGAATGCCCCTCGGTGGTCACCGTGCCGCTCATCGCACTGGCGGTGCCGTCTGTGGTTATCGGCGGGATCTACGTCGGGCCGATGCTCTTCGGTGACTTCTTTGCCGACGCCATCCACGTCCTGCCGGGCCACGACACCCTGGCCGAGCTGGGCCACCACTACCACGGGGTCTGGAGCTTCGTGGTCCACGGCCTTCAGGGGCCGGCGGTCTGGCTGGCACTGCTCGGGGTGGCCTCGGCCTGGTATCTCTACATGCAGCGGCCGGATCTGCCGGCGCGCATCGCCGAGCGCCTGCGCCCGCTCCACGCCGTCCTGGAGCACAAGTACGGCTTCGACGAGTTCAACCAGGCCGCCTTTGGCGGTGGGGCGCGCGGGCTCGGCCGGCTGCTGTGGAAGGTCGGTGACGTCCGCCTCATCGACGGCCTCCTGGTCAACGGTGTGGCGCGCTCGGTGGGCTGGATGGCCGGCCGTTTCCGGCACGTGCAGTCGGGATTCCTCTATCACTACGCCTTCGCGATGATGCTCGGCCTCCTGGGGCTGTTCATCCTCTTCGTGCTGTAG
- a CDS encoding NADH-quinone oxidoreductase subunit J codes for MAFEQAIFYFFAAVMLLSAAAVITVRNPVHSALFLVLTFFAAAGLWLLLEAEFLAITLVLVYVGAVMVLFLFVVMMLDINLAPLREGFIRYLPVGALVAIMVMVMMGLVVGPETFGLDRIAAPERAPADYSNTAELGRVLYTVYVYPFEIAAVILLVAIVAAISLALRHRPQSKHQNPDAQIAVHKADRLRIHRNGHSAD; via the coding sequence ATGGCCTTCGAACAGGCGATTTTCTACTTCTTTGCGGCGGTGATGCTGCTCTCGGCAGCGGCCGTCATTACCGTGCGCAATCCGGTCCACTCGGCGCTGTTCCTGGTGCTGACCTTCTTCGCCGCGGCCGGCCTCTGGCTGCTGCTGGAGGCGGAGTTCCTCGCCATCACCCTGGTCCTGGTCTACGTCGGCGCGGTGATGGTCCTCTTCCTCTTCGTGGTGATGATGCTGGACATCAACCTGGCGCCGCTGCGGGAGGGCTTCATCCGCTACCTCCCGGTGGGGGCGCTGGTGGCCATCATGGTCATGGTGATGATGGGGCTGGTGGTCGGGCCGGAGACCTTCGGACTGGACCGCATCGCCGCCCCCGAGCGTGCGCCGGCGGACTACAGCAATACCGCGGAACTCGGGCGGGTCCTCTACACGGTCTACGTCTACCCCTTCGAGATCGCGGCGGTCATCCTGCTGGTGGCCATCGTGGCAGCCATCAGCCTGGCGCTGCGGCACCGGCCGCAGAGCAAGCACCAGAATCCGGATGCCCAGATCGCGGTCCACAAGGCCGACCGGCTGCGCATCCATCGTAACGGCCATTCCGCCGACTGA
- a CDS encoding NADH-quinone oxidoreductase subunit M, giving the protein MLTDLPLLSLVIWTPIIGGLLVLATGGERNALESRVLALLVSLVTLGLSLPLWFGFDAGTAEMQFQEFAPWIEALSINYHLGVDGISMPLILLTAFATLLVVIAGWQVIRYKPAQYLGAFLIMEGLMIGVFAALDAMLFYVFWEALLIPMFIVIGIWGGPRRVYATIKFFLYTFLGSVFMLVALLYMYFQSGTFGILEFHALPLTLTEQILIFLAFLIAFAVKVPMWPVHTWLPDAHVEAPTGGSVILAAIMLKLGTYGFLRFSLPITPDAAAALDGLMIALSLIAIVYIGFVALVQRDMKKLVAYSSISHMGFVTLGFFVIFGIHETTGSWNGAAMAIEGAMVQMISHGFVSAAMFLAIGVLYDRLHSREIADYGGVVNTMPVFGAFAVFFAMANAGLPGTSGFVGEFLVILASFKANPWYAFAAATTLILGAAYTLWMIKRVIFGRVTNDGVAELTDINAREFLLMAMLAVFVLLLGVWPAPLLEVMHASVHNLLDHVAQSKL; this is encoded by the coding sequence ATGCTTACTGATCTTCCCCTGCTGAGTCTGGTCATCTGGACGCCCATCATCGGCGGCCTGCTGGTGCTGGCCACCGGTGGCGAGCGCAATGCCCTGGAGTCGAGGGTCCTGGCGCTGCTGGTCTCCCTGGTGACGCTGGGCCTCTCGCTGCCGCTGTGGTTCGGCTTCGACGCCGGGACCGCCGAGATGCAGTTCCAGGAGTTCGCGCCCTGGATCGAGGCGCTGTCCATCAATTACCACCTGGGCGTGGACGGCATCTCCATGCCGCTCATCCTGCTGACGGCGTTCGCGACCCTGCTGGTGGTCATCGCCGGCTGGCAGGTGATCCGGTACAAGCCGGCCCAGTACCTGGGCGCCTTCCTCATCATGGAAGGGCTGATGATCGGGGTGTTCGCGGCCCTGGATGCCATGCTCTTCTACGTCTTCTGGGAGGCGCTGCTCATCCCGATGTTCATCGTCATCGGGATCTGGGGCGGCCCCCGGCGGGTGTACGCCACCATCAAGTTCTTCCTCTACACCTTCCTCGGGTCGGTGTTCATGCTGGTGGCGCTGCTCTACATGTACTTCCAGTCCGGTACCTTCGGGATCCTGGAGTTCCATGCGCTGCCGCTGACCCTGACCGAGCAGATCCTGATCTTCCTGGCTTTCCTCATCGCCTTCGCGGTGAAGGTGCCGATGTGGCCGGTGCATACCTGGCTTCCGGATGCCCACGTGGAGGCGCCCACCGGCGGGTCGGTGATCCTGGCTGCCATCATGCTCAAGCTGGGGACCTACGGGTTCCTCCGCTTCTCGTTGCCCATTACGCCGGATGCCGCCGCCGCCCTGGACGGGCTGATGATCGCCCTGTCCCTCATCGCCATCGTCTACATCGGGTTCGTGGCCCTGGTGCAGCGGGACATGAAGAAGCTGGTGGCCTATTCGTCCATCTCCCACATGGGCTTTGTCACCCTGGGCTTCTTTGTCATATTCGGGATCCACGAGACCACCGGCAGCTGGAACGGGGCAGCCATGGCCATCGAGGGGGCCATGGTCCAGATGATCTCTCACGGCTTCGTCTCCGCGGCGATGTTCCTGGCCATCGGCGTCCTGTACGACCGGCTCCACAGCCGCGAGATCGCCGATTACGGCGGCGTGGTGAACACCATGCCGGTCTTCGGTGCCTTCGCGGTCTTCTTCGCCATGGCCAACGCCGGCCTTCCGGGCACCTCCGGGTTCGTGGGCGAGTTCCTGGTCATCCTGGCGAGCTTCAAGGCCAATCCCTGGTACGCCTTCGCCGCGGCCACCACCCTCATCCTGGGCGCCGCCTACACGCTCTGGATGATCAAGCGGGTGATCTTCGGCCGGGTGACCAACGACGGCGTGGCCGAACTCACGGATATCAACGCCCGCGAGTTCCTGCTCATGGCGATGCTCGCGGTCTTCGTGCTGCTACTGGGCGTCTGGCCGGCGCCCCTGCTGGAAGTGATGCACGCCAGCGTCCACAACCTGCTGGACCACGTGGCCCAGTCCAAGCTGTAA
- the nuoG gene encoding NADH-quinone oxidoreductase subunit NuoG — protein MVNIEINGTPIEARDGQMLIEAADEAGINIPRFCYHKKLSVAANCRMCLVEVEKAAKPLPACATPVTDGMKVHTQSTKALSAQKGVMEFLLINHPLDCPICDQGGECDLQEMAMGYGKGVSRFTEGKRVVEDQDIGPLIATDMTRCIHCTRCVRFGQEIAGIRELGATGRGEHMEIGTYIEKSVDSELSGNVIDLCPVGALTSKPFRFNARPWELADHPTIAPHDGVGANIIVETLRHEVMRVLPRENEAVNETWIADRERFSYAGLQHEDRITQPLVRNAEGELEPVDWNTALEAVASKLGGTLKEHGGEALTTLVSPSATLEEAFLAQKLTRGLGSGSVDHRLRQQDFSDDAGAPLYPGLGRPIAEMERLDSALLVGAHPRKEQPLLGHRLRKAALEGARIASVDTLVRDHNFALMAELVDDARQMAAHLAGVAAALMEQTGAGAPEGFAELVAGRTTSPEEKAIAEALATGERRQVLLGPTALNAPDGGRIRALAGLVARLADARLGYLPTGGNNAGAWLAGAVPHRGPAGASGRKGRNVAEATAEPGKAWLLVDVEPARDLADPAAARTALEGADAVVAVGPFADELLRARADILLPGSAYPETDGTLVNVEGRWQDFTAAVSGPGEARPTWKILRVLGNILNVSGFDYTTAQSIRDEVAGLVGDRTPEPLPSWQAPMNLSPAGDGLWRLGTVPLYAVDSLVRRAEPLQHTADARFDGVVLHPAEAQRHGVAEGEKVRVTQGTGAVTVEVVVDSAVPEGCLWLPSGIRGTEGLGAAFGPADLAKN, from the coding sequence ATGGTGAACATCGAGATCAACGGTACGCCCATCGAGGCCCGCGACGGCCAGATGCTCATCGAGGCGGCCGACGAGGCGGGGATCAACATCCCGCGCTTCTGCTACCACAAGAAGCTCTCCGTGGCGGCCAACTGCCGGATGTGCCTGGTGGAGGTCGAGAAGGCGGCGAAGCCGCTGCCGGCCTGCGCCACGCCGGTCACGGACGGCATGAAGGTCCACACGCAGTCCACCAAGGCGCTGTCGGCGCAGAAGGGGGTGATGGAGTTCCTGCTCATCAATCACCCCCTGGATTGCCCGATCTGCGACCAGGGCGGCGAGTGCGACCTCCAGGAAATGGCCATGGGCTACGGCAAGGGGGTCTCGCGCTTCACCGAGGGCAAGCGCGTGGTCGAGGACCAGGACATCGGTCCCCTCATCGCCACCGACATGACCCGGTGCATCCACTGCACCCGCTGTGTCCGCTTCGGCCAGGAGATCGCCGGTATCCGCGAGCTCGGCGCCACCGGCCGCGGCGAGCACATGGAGATCGGCACCTACATCGAAAAGAGCGTCGATTCCGAACTCTCCGGCAACGTCATCGACCTCTGCCCGGTGGGGGCGCTCACCTCCAAGCCCTTCCGCTTCAATGCGCGGCCGTGGGAGCTGGCGGATCACCCGACCATCGCGCCGCATGACGGCGTGGGCGCCAATATCATCGTGGAGACGCTGCGTCACGAGGTGATGCGCGTCCTGCCGCGGGAGAACGAGGCGGTGAACGAGACCTGGATCGCCGACCGCGAACGGTTCAGCTACGCGGGGCTCCAGCACGAGGACCGCATCACGCAGCCGCTGGTCCGCAACGCGGAGGGCGAGCTGGAGCCGGTGGACTGGAATACCGCCCTCGAGGCGGTGGCCAGCAAGCTCGGCGGCACCCTCAAGGAACACGGGGGCGAGGCCCTTACCACGCTGGTTTCGCCCTCGGCGACCCTGGAAGAGGCCTTCCTCGCCCAGAAGCTCACCCGGGGCCTGGGCAGCGGCAGCGTCGACCATCGCCTGCGGCAGCAGGACTTCTCGGATGATGCGGGGGCACCGCTCTATCCCGGCCTGGGTCGGCCCATTGCCGAGATGGAACGGCTGGATTCCGCGCTGCTGGTCGGTGCCCACCCGCGCAAGGAGCAGCCACTGCTGGGCCACCGCCTGCGCAAGGCGGCCCTGGAGGGCGCCCGCATCGCGAGCGTGGATACCCTGGTTCGTGACCACAACTTCGCCCTGATGGCGGAACTGGTCGACGACGCGCGCCAGATGGCAGCGCACCTCGCCGGCGTCGCCGCCGCGCTCATGGAACAGACCGGCGCCGGTGCCCCCGAGGGCTTCGCGGAGCTCGTTGCGGGCCGTACGACCAGTCCGGAGGAGAAGGCCATCGCCGAGGCCCTGGCTACCGGCGAGCGGCGGCAGGTCCTGCTCGGTCCCACCGCCCTGAATGCACCGGATGGCGGTCGCATCCGGGCGCTGGCCGGCCTGGTGGCCCGTCTGGCCGATGCCCGCCTGGGCTATCTGCCCACCGGCGGGAATAACGCCGGTGCCTGGCTGGCCGGTGCCGTGCCCCATCGGGGCCCGGCCGGGGCGAGTGGTCGCAAGGGGCGGAACGTCGCCGAGGCCACCGCCGAGCCGGGCAAGGCCTGGCTGCTGGTGGACGTGGAGCCGGCGCGGGACCTGGCCGACCCGGCTGCCGCCCGGACCGCCCTGGAGGGCGCCGATGCGGTGGTGGCCGTCGGGCCCTTCGCCGACGAACTGCTCCGCGCGCGGGCGGACATCCTGCTCCCCGGCTCCGCCTATCCGGAGACCGACGGTACCCTCGTCAATGTCGAGGGCCGCTGGCAGGACTTCACCGCGGCGGTGAGCGGGCCGGGCGAGGCGCGGCCGACCTGGAAGATCCTCCGGGTCCTGGGGAACATCCTCAACGTGTCCGGCTTCGACTACACCACCGCGCAGTCCATCCGTGACGAGGTCGCGGGCCTGGTTGGCGACCGCACCCCCGAGCCGCTGCCGAGCTGGCAGGCGCCAATGAACTTGTCACCGGCCGGGGATGGTCTCTGGCGCCTGGGGACCGTCCCGCTCTACGCGGTGGACTCCCTCGTGCGCCGGGCCGAGCCGCTGCAGCACACGGCTGATGCCCGCTTCGACGGGGTCGTTCTCCATCCCGCCGAGGCCCAGCGCCACGGCGTGGCCGAAGGGGAGAAGGTGCGTGTGACTCAGGGCACCGGTGCGGTAACCGTGGAAGTGGTCGTGGACTCGGCGGTGCCGGAGGGCTGCCTGTGGCTGCCCTCCGGTATCCGCGGGACCGAGGGCCTCGGCGCCGCCTTCGGGCCGGCGGACCTGGCGAAGAACTAG
- the nuoH gene encoding NADH-quinone oxidoreductase subunit NuoH: protein MLELFDALGLSPAVQTVLWTVIKITVLLVPLMVAVAYLTFAERKVIGAMQVRTGPLHVGYHGLLQPIADALKLIFKEIVLPAGANRFLFILSPILAMAPALAAWAVVPFGPGLMVTDINAGILYVLAITSMGVYGIIIAGWASNSKYAFLGSMRSAAQVVSYEIAMGFALVGVIMAGGTLNIPDMVRAQEGSLLHWFWLPLLPLFVVYFIAGLAETNRAPFDLAEGESEIVAGFHVEYSGMSFGVFFLAEYANMILVSALTALFFLGGWLSPFQGVPVLEGATEWVPGIVWMVLKTALFLFIFLWARATFPRYRYDQLMRLGWKVLIPVTIVWLVVLGLFIMAGLGPWFDGV from the coding sequence ATGCTAGAGCTCTTCGACGCCCTCGGGCTTAGTCCTGCCGTACAGACGGTACTGTGGACCGTGATCAAGATCACGGTGCTCCTGGTCCCGCTGATGGTGGCCGTTGCCTACCTGACCTTCGCCGAGCGCAAGGTCATCGGTGCCATGCAGGTACGCACCGGCCCGCTCCATGTGGGTTATCACGGCCTCCTGCAGCCCATCGCCGATGCGCTGAAGCTCATCTTCAAGGAGATCGTGCTCCCGGCCGGGGCCAATCGGTTCCTGTTCATCCTGAGCCCGATCCTCGCCATGGCGCCTGCCCTCGCCGCCTGGGCGGTGGTCCCCTTCGGCCCGGGGCTCATGGTCACGGATATCAACGCCGGGATCCTCTATGTCCTGGCGATCACCTCCATGGGTGTGTACGGCATCATCATCGCCGGCTGGGCCTCGAACTCGAAGTACGCCTTCCTGGGCTCCATGCGGTCGGCCGCGCAGGTGGTCTCCTACGAGATCGCCATGGGCTTCGCCCTGGTGGGCGTGATCATGGCCGGAGGCACCCTGAACATCCCGGACATGGTCCGGGCCCAGGAGGGGAGCCTGCTGCACTGGTTCTGGCTGCCGCTGCTGCCTCTGTTCGTGGTCTATTTCATTGCCGGTCTGGCCGAGACCAATCGCGCCCCCTTCGACCTGGCCGAGGGCGAGTCGGAGATCGTCGCCGGTTTCCACGTCGAATACTCCGGGATGAGCTTCGGGGTCTTCTTCCTCGCCGAGTATGCGAACATGATCCTCGTCTCGGCGCTGACCGCTCTCTTCTTCCTGGGCGGCTGGCTCTCCCCGTTCCAGGGGGTCCCGGTCCTGGAAGGCGCTACCGAGTGGGTGCCGGGGATCGTCTGGATGGTCCTCAAGACCGCGCTTTTCCTCTTCATCTTCCTCTGGGCACGGGCGACCTTCCCGCGGTATCGCTACGACCAGCTCATGCGGCTGGGCTGGAAGGTCCTCATCCCCGTGACCATCGTCTGGCTGGTGGTCCTCGGCCTGTTCATCATGGCCGGGCTCGGGCCCTGGTTCGACGGCGTCTAG
- the nuoK gene encoding NADH-quinone oxidoreductase subunit NuoK: MLALSDYLILGAILFGLSMAGIVLNRKNVLILLMSIELMLLAVNMNFVAFSHFLGDLAGQVFVFFILTVAAAEAAIGLAILVVLFRNRNTINVADLDSMKG; the protein is encoded by the coding sequence ATGTTAGCGCTGTCCGACTACCTGATCCTGGGGGCGATCCTCTTCGGCCTTTCCATGGCCGGGATCGTCCTCAACCGGAAGAACGTCCTGATCCTGCTCATGTCCATCGAACTCATGCTGCTCGCCGTGAACATGAACTTCGTCGCCTTCTCCCACTTCCTGGGGGATCTGGCGGGGCAGGTCTTCGTCTTCTTCATCCTTACCGTGGCGGCGGCGGAGGCGGCCATTGGCCTGGCCATCCTGGTGGTGCTGTTCCGGAACCGGAACACCATCAACGTTGCCGACCTGGATTCAATGAAGGGATAG
- a CDS encoding DUF2818 family protein, with protein MEQTVLVWALIGIALVLANLPWISDLFFFVFEPPGGRKGAWLRLAEWFVYYLIVGGLALGAENRAIGDIHDQDWEFYAVTLSLFAVFAAPAFVWRYQFRPLLQRHRGWK; from the coding sequence ATGGAACAGACCGTCCTCGTGTGGGCGCTGATAGGAATCGCGCTGGTGCTGGCAAACCTGCCGTGGATCAGCGATCTCTTTTTCTTTGTCTTCGAGCCGCCGGGCGGGCGAAAGGGCGCGTGGTTGCGGCTCGCGGAGTGGTTCGTCTATTACCTGATCGTCGGTGGTCTGGCGCTCGGGGCCGAAAACCGGGCCATCGGCGACATCCATGATCAGGACTGGGAGTTCTACGCCGTGACGCTCTCCCTGTTCGCCGTCTTCGCGGCACCGGCGTTCGTCTGGCGCTACCAGTTCCGCCCGCTGCTGCAGCGCCACCGGGGCTGGAAATGA